A window from Solea senegalensis isolate Sse05_10M linkage group LG15, IFAPA_SoseM_1, whole genome shotgun sequence encodes these proteins:
- the LOC122781435 gene encoding polyribonucleotide nucleotidyltransferase 1, mitochondrial, translated as MSYLLRLGPSFARIHVRLCHQSVYNSHANARGVTVNLGEKKLEISTGKFARFADGSAVVQFGDTSVMATAVSKTKPSPSQFMPLVVDYRQKAAAAGRIPTNYLRREMGTTDNEILTSRLIDRSIRPLFPSGYFYDTQILCNLLAVDGVNDPDVLAINAASAALALSDIPWNGPIGAVRVGMLDGQLLINPTRAEMTSSTLNLIVAGSPSSQVVMIEASAENVLQQDFCHALKVAVKHTQQIIFAIQQLVREQNVTKRTPVKVFSAPTDIVQHVRQLASERIYAVFTDYSHDKISRDEAINKIRLETEEELKEKFPQAEAFEVIESFNSVSREIFRNLVLKEYRRCDGRELTALRNISCDVDLFKPLHGSALFQRGQTQVLCSITFDSLESSIKADIITTALSGIKDKNFMLHYEFPPYATNETGKMGGMNRRELGHGALAEKALRPVIPKDFPFTIRVTAEVLESNGSSSMASACSGSLALMDAGVPISSAVAGVAIGLISQASEEKPAEIQDYRILTDILGIEDYLGDMDFKLAGTSKGINALQADVKIPGLPLKVVMEAIQQATVAKREILGIMNKCIAKPRQTRKENGPVVENVRVPVSRRARFVGPGGYNLRRLQAQTGVTISQVDEETFSVFAPSPGAMNEAQDFISEICKDDQELQLEFGSIYTATITEIRDIGVMVKLYPNMNAVLLHNSQLDHKRIKHPTALGLEVGQQIQVKYFGRDPTDGRMRLSRKVLQSPAATVVKTMSDKQSISMGPSNSTTTNTDL; from the exons ATGAGTTATTTGTTGCGGCTGGGGCCTTCGTTTGCCCGCATTCATGTCCGTCTGTGCCACCAGAGTGTTTACAACAGCCATGCAAACGCGCGGGGAGTGACAGTGAACCTTGGGGAAAA GAAACTAGAGATTTCTACGGGGAAATTTGCCCGCTTTGCTGATGGATCTGCTGTGGTACAg TTTGGGGATACCTCCGTGATGGCAACTGCTGTAAGCAAAACCAAGCCCTCGCCATCTCAGTTTATGCCTCTTGTG GTGGACTACAGACAaaaagcagctgctgcaggtcgaATCCCCACTAACTACTTGAGACGGGAGATGGGCACCACCGATAATGAGATCCTCACCAGCAGACTAATAG ACAGGTCAATTAGACCACTTTTCCCTTCTGGTTACTTTTATGACACTCAG ATACTATGTAACCTTCTCGCGGTTGATGGTGTCAATGATCCAGATGTGCTGGCTATCAATGCAG CTTCTGCTGCTCTGGCGCTGTCCGACATCCCTTGGAATGGACCCATAG GTGCTGTGCGTGTGGGCATGCTAGACGGACAGTTGTTGATCAATCCCACCAGGGCAGAGATGACTTCCAGCACTCTTAATCTGATTGTGGCTGGATCTCCCAGCAGTCAAGTGG TGATGATTGAGGCATCGGCTGAGAATGTGCTTCAGCAGGACTTCTGCCATGCGCTGAAGGTGGCCGTCAAACACACGCAGCAGATCATATTTGCCATCCAGCAGCTGGTCCGAGAACAGAATGTCACCAAACGCACCCCGGTTAAGGTCTTCTCAGCCCCGACAGACATTGTGCAACATGTCAGACA ATTAGCTTCTGAGAGGATCTATGCTGTTTTCACAGATTATTCCCATGATAAG ATTTCTAGAGATGAAGCCATCAACAAAATTCGACTCGAAACAGAAGAAGAGCTAAAAG AAAAATTCCCTCAGGCTGAGGCTTTTGAAGTCATTGAGTCCTTCAACTCTGTGAGCAGAGAAATCTTCCGCAATTTAGTGCTAAAAGAGTACAGGAG gtgtgatGGGAGGGAACTGACCGCTCTGAGGAACATTTCTTGTGACGTAGACCTCTTTAAGCCACTCCATGGCTCAGCTCTCTTTCAaagaggacaaacacag GTGCTGTGCAGCATCACATTTGATTCCTTGGAATCCAGTATCAAAGCAGACATTATCACCACAGCTTTGAG TGGCATCAAGGACAAAAACTTCATGCTACATTATGAG TTCCCTCCATATGCAACCAATGAAACTGGAAAGATGGGAGGAATGAACAGGAGAGAGCTTGGTCATG GTGCACTGGCTGAAAAGGCTCTGAGACCTGTCATTCCTAAAGACTTCCCATTCACTATTAGAGTAACTGCTGAGGTGCTGGAGTCAAATG GATCCTCCTCAATGGCTTCAGCATGTAGCGGGAGCCTGGCACTAATGGATGCAG GTGTTCCCATCTCCTCTGCTGTAGCAGGTGTTGCCATTGGCCTCATCTCTCAGGCCAGTGAAGAGAAACCTGCTGAGATCCAAGACTACAGAATACTAACTGATATTCTG GGAATCGAGGATTACCTTGGAGACATGGACTTCAAACTGGCAGGAACAAGCAAGGGCATCAATGCTTTGCAG GCTGATGTGAAGATTCCAGGTCTGCCTCTGAAGGTGGTCATGGAGGCTATCCAACAGGCCACAG TGGCAAAGAGGGAAATCTTAGGCATCATGAACAAATGTATAGCAAAGCCAAGACAAACTAGAAAAGAGAATGGACCTGTTGTTG AAAACGTCCGGGTGCCAGTGTCTAGACGAGCTCGCTTTGTTGGTCCAGGAGGATACAACCTCCGCAGGTTACAGGCTCAAACAG GTGTGACAATAAGTCAGGTGGATGAGGAGACTTTCTCTGTATTCGCTCCATCGCCGGGAGCCATGAACGAAGCTCAAGACTTCATCAGTGAGATCTGCAAAGATGAT caagAGCTACAGCTGGAGTTTGGTTCTATCTACACAGCAACAATCACAGAAATAAG GGACATTGGTGTGATGGTGAAACTGTATCCCAACATGAACGCTGTCCTGCTGCACAACTCACAACTTGACCATAAAAGG ATCAAACACCCTACTGCTTTGGGGTTAGAGGTGGGGCAGCAGATACAG GTCAAGTACTTTGGCCGAGACCCAACAGACGGCAGAATGAGACTTTCACGTAAGGTGCTCCAGTCTCCTGCTGCAACTGTCGTGAAGACAATGAGTGATAAACAGAGCATCTCCATGGGTCCAAGCAACAGCACCACAACCAACACTGATTTGTGA
- the LOC122781434 gene encoding serine/threonine-protein phosphatase 4 regulatory subunit 3-like, translating into MSDTRRRVKVYTLNEDRQWDDRGTGHVSSTFVERLKGISLLVRAESDGSLLLESKISPNTAYQKQQDTLIVWSEADNYDLALSFQEKAGCDEIWEKICQVQGKDPTLDITQDPIDESEEERFEEIPETSHLVELPPCELSRLEEIADLVTSVLSSPIRREKLALALMSEGYIKKLLGLFRVCEDLDNREGLHHLYEIVRGVLFLNKAALFEVMFSDDCIMDVVGCLEYDPALVQPKRHREFLTKTAKFKEVIPITDSELRQKIHQTYRVQYIQDIILPTPSLFEENFLSTLNSFIFFNKVEIVSMLQEDEKFLTEVFAQLTDEATDDSKRRELVNFVKEFCAFSQTLQPQNRDAFFKTLANLGILPALEIVMGMDDLQVRAAATDIFSYLVEFSPSMVREFVMQEPQQTDDDVLLINVVIKQMICDSDPELGGAVQLMGLLRTLIDPENMLASTNKTEKTEFLSFFYKYCMHVLTAPLLANTAHDKHSKGDLDLQEGSTKINPVCPDNFQTAQLLALILELLTFCVEHHTYHIKTYIMNKDLLRRVLVLMNSKHTFLALCALRFMRRIIGLKDEYYNRYIIKGNLFEPVINALLDNGTRYNLLNSAIIELFEFIKVEDIKSLIAHIVDNFYKALESIEYVQTFKGLKGRYEQEKDRQSQRLNRYRRDARSLDEDEELWFNDDDEDDDGEAVEKRMEEDFSDSYGKYMEAKKGAANGANGANNGKAVISPSSPSGTPNNSSTSSIKTVALPATPAVKTALVGLVDYPDDEDDEEEDEEEEQSPRKRPRLSS; encoded by the exons ATGTCGGACACTCGGCGGCGAGTGAAAGTATATACTCTAAACGAAGACCGTCAGTGGGATGACCGGGGCACCGGGCACGTTTCTTCGACCTTTGTTGAACGCTTGAAAGGAATTTCGTTATTAGTTCGGGCCGAATCCGATG GGTCACTACTGTTGGAGTCGAAGATAAGCCCGAACACTGCATATCAGAAACAACAG GACACATTAATTGTCTGGTCAGAAGCAGATAACTATGACCTTGCTCTAAGTTTCCAAGAGAAGGCTGGCTGTGATGAGATCTGGGAGAAGATTTGTCAG GTTCAAGGTAAGGACCCTACCCTTGACATCACCCAGGACCCCATAGATGAGTCGGAGGAGGAGCGCTTTGAGGAGATTCCAGAGACAAGCCACCTTGTGGAGCTCCCTCCATGCGAGCTTAGCCGACTGGAAGAGATAGCTGACCTGGTCACTTCTGTCCTGTCCTCTCCCATCCGTAGGGAAAAACTTGCCTTAGCCCTGATGAGTGAAGGATACATTAAGAAACTCCTTGGTCTCTTCAGAGTATGTGAGGACCTGGACAACAGGGAGGGCTTGCATCACCTTTATGAGATTGTCCGAGGTGTCTTGTTCCTCAATAAAGCAGCCCTCTTTGAGGTGATGTTTTCTGATGACTGTATCATGGATGTGGTTGGCTGCCTTGAGTATGACCCTGCACTGGTTCAGCCTAAACGGCACCGGGAATTCTTGACCAAGACTGCAAAGTTTAAGGAGGTGATCCCCATCACAGACTCTGAGCTACGGCAGAAGATCCACCAGACCTACCGGGTGCAGTACATCCAGGACATCATCCTGCCCACACCATCTCTCTTTGAGGAGAACTTCCTGTCCACACTCAACTCCTTCATTTTCTTCAACAAGGTGGAGATTGTCAGTATGTTGCAG GAGGATGAGAAGTTTTTAACAGAAGTCTTCGCACAGCTCACAGATGAAGCCACAGATGACAGTAAAAGGAGAGAACTT GTAAACTTTGTCAAGGAATTCTGTGCTTTTTCACAAACGTTGCAGCCACAAAACAGAGATGCTTTCTTCAAAACGTTGGCAAATCTAGGCATCTTACCTGCTCTTGAAATAGTCATG GGAATGGATGACCTGCAGGTGAGGGCAGCAGCTACAGACATCTTCTCTTACCTGGTGGAATTCAGCCCCTCCATGGTCCGGGAATTTGTCATGCAGGAACCACAGCAGACAGACGAC GATGTCCTGCTGATAAATGTTGTTATCAAGCAGATGATTTGTGACTCTGACCCAGAGTTGGGAGGGGCGGTCCAGCTAATGGGTCTGCTCAGGACACTCATCGACCCCGAGAACATGCTGGCTTCTACCAAT aAAACTGAGAAGACAGAGTTTTTGAGTTTCTTCTACAAGTACTGCATGCATGTCCTGACGGCTCCTTTGCTGGCCAACACCGCACATGACAAACACTCAAAGGGCGATCTGG ATCTACAGGAGGGATCGACTAAGATCAACCCAGTCTGTCCAG ATAACTTTCAGACAGCCCAGCTGCTTGCACTGATATTGGAGCTTCTTACCTTCTGCGTGGAGCACCACACCTACCACATCAAGACTTACATCATGAACAAAGATCTTCTCAGAAGAGTATTGGTGCTTATGAACTCAAAGCACACCTTCCTTGCCCTTT GTGCCCTGCGTTTCATGCGGCGGATCATTGGTCTAAAGGATGAGTATTATAACCGCTACATCATCAAAGGGAACCTGTTTGAGCCTGTCATTAATGCCCTGCTTGACAATGGCACCCGATACAACCTCCTCAACTCAGCCATCATCGAGCTCTTTGAGTTCATTAAAGTG GAGGACATCAAATCTCTCATTGCTCACATCGTGGATAACTTCTACAAAGCACTTGAATCCATTGAGTACGTCCAGACTTTCAAGGGCTTGAAAGGCAGATATGAGcaggaaaaagacagacagagtcagagacttAACAG ATATCGAAGAGATGCACGGTCATTGGATGAGGACGAGGAGTTGTGGTTCAATGACGATGACGAGGATGATGACGGAGAGGCCGTTGAAAAGAGAATGGAGGAAGACTTTTCTGACAGCTATGGCAAGTACATGGAAGCCAAAAAGg GAGCTGCCAACGGAGCGAATGGTGCCAACAACGGGAAAGCTGTAATTTCTCCTTCATCACCGTCTGGCACTCCAAACAACAGTTCAACTTCCTCCATCAAAACAGTTGCTCTTCCTGCCACACCAGCAGTTAAG ACTGCACTGGTTGGTTTAGTGGACTACCCAgacgatgaggatgatgaggaagaagacgaggaagaagagCAGTCTCCAAGGAAGCGTCCCCGTCTGAGTTCTTAA
- the cfap36 gene encoding cilia- and flagella-associated protein 36 isoform X4, protein MAEDDCEWVVESIVGYLGSPEWIIPVTDFMENKCTVFDDEDENKLSYTEIHHQYKKLVEKLLENYMQEVGINDQQFLDACTSPFAKSRTLQSVFQPVLATDDFQLFRSLMVQKNIELQLQALRVIKERNGELPECLTDGVDVMTELEQQELKILQEVLKKSKEEYDEQMSRRLLLEEELGSTSSCCPDKPMAEGIESTNAICASSQQSNTAKVNVNPVRKEERKTAVPAGGQENGAAKSQAASKFNPDFGSSSVESRVLPAVRAPVKCGETSVSASLHTKEHGSSSQTAVESWLEEAHREAGFSKPFTELTASQQEQLQQRAVYLRQQRDKLHALKKEQQKTKQTASSDEAPSSPTPAPATTPEISAEERKKLQKRKHLADKLKEEVIKK, encoded by the exons ATGGCTGAGGATGACTGTGAATGGGTTGTGGAGAGCATCGTTGGCTACCTGGGAAGTCCCGAGTGGATCATTCCAGTCACGGATTTtatggaaaacaaatgcacag tttttgatgatgaagatgaaaataaGCTGTCCTACACAGAGATTCACCATCAGTATAAGAAACTG GTGGAGAAGCTGTTAGAGAATTATATGCAGGAGGTTGGGATCAATGACCAGCAGTTCCTGGATGCGTGTACATCTCCTTTTGCCAAGTCCAGAACTCTGCAG TCGGTGTTTCAACCAGTCCTGGCCACAGATGACTTCCAGCTGTTTCGCTCACTGATGGTTCAGAAGAACATTGAGCTGCAGCTTCAAGCCCTCCGGGTCATCAAAGAAAGAAACG gggagCTCCCAGAGTGTCTGACTGATGGTGTAGATGTGATGACGGAGTTAGAGCAGCAAGAGCTGAAGATCCTGCAAGAGGTTCTCaa AAAATCAAAAGAGGAATATGATGAACAAATGAGCAGGAGGCTGCTGTTAGAGGAGGAGCTCGGTTCTACCTCCAGCTGCTGCCCAGATAAGCCAATGGCCGAGGGCATTGAATCCACGAATGCCATTTGTGCTTCGAGCCAGCAAAGCAACACTGCCAAG GTAAACGTTAACCCTGtcagaaaagaggagaggaagactgCTGTCCCTGCAGGTGGACAAGAGAACGGTGCAGCTAAAAGCCAGGCTGCATCTAAATTCAACCCAG ATTTTGGCAGTAGCAGTGTGGAGTCCAGAGTTCTTCCGGCAGTGAGAGCTCCAGTAAAGTGCGGCGAGACCTCTGTCAGTGCCAGTCTACACACCAAGGAgcacggcagcagcagccagactGCAGTAGAGTCGTGGCTCGAGGAGGCACACAGAGAGGCCGGCTTCTCTAAACCGTTTACT GAGTTGACAGCGTctcagcaggagcagctccagcagagggcagtgtacCTGCGGCAGCAGCGAGACAAGCTGCACGCACTGAAGAAAGAACAGCAGAAAACCAAGCAGACCGCCTCCTCAGATGAGGCTCCCTCCAGCCCCACACCAGCGCCTGCCACCACCCCG GAGATATCTgctgaggagagaaagaagctCCAGAAGAGAAAACATCTGGCTGACAAACTGAAAGAGGAAGTGATCAAGAAataa
- the cfap36 gene encoding cilia- and flagella-associated protein 36 isoform X2: MAEDDCEWVVESIVGYLGSPEWIIPVTDFMENKCTVFDDEDENKLSYTEIHHQYKKLVEKLLENYMQEVGINDQQFLDACTSPFAKSRTLQSVFQPVLATDDFQLFRSLMVQKNIELQLQALRVIKERNGELPECLTDGVDVMTELEQQELKILQEVLKKSKEEYDEQMSRRLLLEEELGSTSSCCPDKPMAEGIESTNAICASSQQSNTAKVNVNPVRKEERKTAVPAGGQENGAAKSQAASKFNPDFGSSSVESRVLPAVRAPVKCGETSVSASLHTKEHGSSSQTAVESWLEEAHREAGFSKPFTELTASQQEQLQQRAVYLRQQRDKLHALKKEQQKTKQTASSDEAPSSPTPAPATTPEAVGQSQRNGTCPPPHPLPPAQNSTNPSKQKEISAEERKKLQKRKHLADKLKEEVIKK; encoded by the exons ATGGCTGAGGATGACTGTGAATGGGTTGTGGAGAGCATCGTTGGCTACCTGGGAAGTCCCGAGTGGATCATTCCAGTCACGGATTTtatggaaaacaaatgcacag tttttgatgatgaagatgaaaataaGCTGTCCTACACAGAGATTCACCATCAGTATAAGAAACTG GTGGAGAAGCTGTTAGAGAATTATATGCAGGAGGTTGGGATCAATGACCAGCAGTTCCTGGATGCGTGTACATCTCCTTTTGCCAAGTCCAGAACTCTGCAG TCGGTGTTTCAACCAGTCCTGGCCACAGATGACTTCCAGCTGTTTCGCTCACTGATGGTTCAGAAGAACATTGAGCTGCAGCTTCAAGCCCTCCGGGTCATCAAAGAAAGAAACG gggagCTCCCAGAGTGTCTGACTGATGGTGTAGATGTGATGACGGAGTTAGAGCAGCAAGAGCTGAAGATCCTGCAAGAGGTTCTCaa AAAATCAAAAGAGGAATATGATGAACAAATGAGCAGGAGGCTGCTGTTAGAGGAGGAGCTCGGTTCTACCTCCAGCTGCTGCCCAGATAAGCCAATGGCCGAGGGCATTGAATCCACGAATGCCATTTGTGCTTCGAGCCAGCAAAGCAACACTGCCAAG GTAAACGTTAACCCTGtcagaaaagaggagaggaagactgCTGTCCCTGCAGGTGGACAAGAGAACGGTGCAGCTAAAAGCCAGGCTGCATCTAAATTCAACCCAG ATTTTGGCAGTAGCAGTGTGGAGTCCAGAGTTCTTCCGGCAGTGAGAGCTCCAGTAAAGTGCGGCGAGACCTCTGTCAGTGCCAGTCTACACACCAAGGAgcacggcagcagcagccagactGCAGTAGAGTCGTGGCTCGAGGAGGCACACAGAGAGGCCGGCTTCTCTAAACCGTTTACT GAGTTGACAGCGTctcagcaggagcagctccagcagagggcagtgtacCTGCGGCAGCAGCGAGACAAGCTGCACGCACTGAAGAAAGAACAGCAGAAAACCAAGCAGACCGCCTCCTCAGATGAGGCTCCCTCCAGCCCCACACCAGCGCCTGCCACCACCCCG GAGGCAGTGGGACAGTCCCAGAGGAATGGGACCTGtccccctcctcatcctcttcctccagcaCAAAACTCTACTAACCCCTCCAAACAGAAG GAGATATCTgctgaggagagaaagaagctCCAGAAGAGAAAACATCTGGCTGACAAACTGAAAGAGGAAGTGATCAAGAAataa
- the cfap36 gene encoding cilia- and flagella-associated protein 36 isoform X3 — protein sequence MAEDDCEWVVESIVGYLGSPEWIIPVTDFMENKCTVFDDEDENKLSYTEIHHQYKKLVEKLLENYMQEVGINDQQFLDACTSPFAKSRTLQSVFQPVLATDDFQLFRSLMVQKNIELQLQALRVIKERNGELPECLTDGVDVMTELEQQELKILQEVLKKSKEEYDEQMSRRLLLEEELGSTSSCCPDKPMAEGIESTNAICASSQQSNTAKAKAEESGENSSISNGHHTPLLNGNTATEYNLVNVNPVRKEERKTAVPAGGQENGAAKSQAASKFNPDFGSSSVESRVLPAVRAPVKCGETSVSASLHTKEHGSSSQTAVESWLEEAHREAGFSKPFTELTASQQEQLQQRAVYLRQQRDKLHALKKEQQKTKQTASSDEAPSSPTPAPATTPEISAEERKKLQKRKHLADKLKEEVIKK from the exons ATGGCTGAGGATGACTGTGAATGGGTTGTGGAGAGCATCGTTGGCTACCTGGGAAGTCCCGAGTGGATCATTCCAGTCACGGATTTtatggaaaacaaatgcacag tttttgatgatgaagatgaaaataaGCTGTCCTACACAGAGATTCACCATCAGTATAAGAAACTG GTGGAGAAGCTGTTAGAGAATTATATGCAGGAGGTTGGGATCAATGACCAGCAGTTCCTGGATGCGTGTACATCTCCTTTTGCCAAGTCCAGAACTCTGCAG TCGGTGTTTCAACCAGTCCTGGCCACAGATGACTTCCAGCTGTTTCGCTCACTGATGGTTCAGAAGAACATTGAGCTGCAGCTTCAAGCCCTCCGGGTCATCAAAGAAAGAAACG gggagCTCCCAGAGTGTCTGACTGATGGTGTAGATGTGATGACGGAGTTAGAGCAGCAAGAGCTGAAGATCCTGCAAGAGGTTCTCaa AAAATCAAAAGAGGAATATGATGAACAAATGAGCAGGAGGCTGCTGTTAGAGGAGGAGCTCGGTTCTACCTCCAGCTGCTGCCCAGATAAGCCAATGGCCGAGGGCATTGAATCCACGAATGCCATTTGTGCTTCGAGCCAGCAAAGCAACACTGCCAAG GCCAAAGCTGAGGAGAGTGGtgaaaacagcagcatcagtaatGGTCACCACACACCACTATTGAATGGAAACACTGCCACTGAATATAATCTG GTAAACGTTAACCCTGtcagaaaagaggagaggaagactgCTGTCCCTGCAGGTGGACAAGAGAACGGTGCAGCTAAAAGCCAGGCTGCATCTAAATTCAACCCAG ATTTTGGCAGTAGCAGTGTGGAGTCCAGAGTTCTTCCGGCAGTGAGAGCTCCAGTAAAGTGCGGCGAGACCTCTGTCAGTGCCAGTCTACACACCAAGGAgcacggcagcagcagccagactGCAGTAGAGTCGTGGCTCGAGGAGGCACACAGAGAGGCCGGCTTCTCTAAACCGTTTACT GAGTTGACAGCGTctcagcaggagcagctccagcagagggcagtgtacCTGCGGCAGCAGCGAGACAAGCTGCACGCACTGAAGAAAGAACAGCAGAAAACCAAGCAGACCGCCTCCTCAGATGAGGCTCCCTCCAGCCCCACACCAGCGCCTGCCACCACCCCG GAGATATCTgctgaggagagaaagaagctCCAGAAGAGAAAACATCTGGCTGACAAACTGAAAGAGGAAGTGATCAAGAAataa
- the cfap36 gene encoding cilia- and flagella-associated protein 36 isoform X1 — protein sequence MAEDDCEWVVESIVGYLGSPEWIIPVTDFMENKCTVFDDEDENKLSYTEIHHQYKKLVEKLLENYMQEVGINDQQFLDACTSPFAKSRTLQSVFQPVLATDDFQLFRSLMVQKNIELQLQALRVIKERNGELPECLTDGVDVMTELEQQELKILQEVLKKSKEEYDEQMSRRLLLEEELGSTSSCCPDKPMAEGIESTNAICASSQQSNTAKAKAEESGENSSISNGHHTPLLNGNTATEYNLVNVNPVRKEERKTAVPAGGQENGAAKSQAASKFNPDFGSSSVESRVLPAVRAPVKCGETSVSASLHTKEHGSSSQTAVESWLEEAHREAGFSKPFTELTASQQEQLQQRAVYLRQQRDKLHALKKEQQKTKQTASSDEAPSSPTPAPATTPEAVGQSQRNGTCPPPHPLPPAQNSTNPSKQKEISAEERKKLQKRKHLADKLKEEVIKK from the exons ATGGCTGAGGATGACTGTGAATGGGTTGTGGAGAGCATCGTTGGCTACCTGGGAAGTCCCGAGTGGATCATTCCAGTCACGGATTTtatggaaaacaaatgcacag tttttgatgatgaagatgaaaataaGCTGTCCTACACAGAGATTCACCATCAGTATAAGAAACTG GTGGAGAAGCTGTTAGAGAATTATATGCAGGAGGTTGGGATCAATGACCAGCAGTTCCTGGATGCGTGTACATCTCCTTTTGCCAAGTCCAGAACTCTGCAG TCGGTGTTTCAACCAGTCCTGGCCACAGATGACTTCCAGCTGTTTCGCTCACTGATGGTTCAGAAGAACATTGAGCTGCAGCTTCAAGCCCTCCGGGTCATCAAAGAAAGAAACG gggagCTCCCAGAGTGTCTGACTGATGGTGTAGATGTGATGACGGAGTTAGAGCAGCAAGAGCTGAAGATCCTGCAAGAGGTTCTCaa AAAATCAAAAGAGGAATATGATGAACAAATGAGCAGGAGGCTGCTGTTAGAGGAGGAGCTCGGTTCTACCTCCAGCTGCTGCCCAGATAAGCCAATGGCCGAGGGCATTGAATCCACGAATGCCATTTGTGCTTCGAGCCAGCAAAGCAACACTGCCAAG GCCAAAGCTGAGGAGAGTGGtgaaaacagcagcatcagtaatGGTCACCACACACCACTATTGAATGGAAACACTGCCACTGAATATAATCTG GTAAACGTTAACCCTGtcagaaaagaggagaggaagactgCTGTCCCTGCAGGTGGACAAGAGAACGGTGCAGCTAAAAGCCAGGCTGCATCTAAATTCAACCCAG ATTTTGGCAGTAGCAGTGTGGAGTCCAGAGTTCTTCCGGCAGTGAGAGCTCCAGTAAAGTGCGGCGAGACCTCTGTCAGTGCCAGTCTACACACCAAGGAgcacggcagcagcagccagactGCAGTAGAGTCGTGGCTCGAGGAGGCACACAGAGAGGCCGGCTTCTCTAAACCGTTTACT GAGTTGACAGCGTctcagcaggagcagctccagcagagggcagtgtacCTGCGGCAGCAGCGAGACAAGCTGCACGCACTGAAGAAAGAACAGCAGAAAACCAAGCAGACCGCCTCCTCAGATGAGGCTCCCTCCAGCCCCACACCAGCGCCTGCCACCACCCCG GAGGCAGTGGGACAGTCCCAGAGGAATGGGACCTGtccccctcctcatcctcttcctccagcaCAAAACTCTACTAACCCCTCCAAACAGAAG GAGATATCTgctgaggagagaaagaagctCCAGAAGAGAAAACATCTGGCTGACAAACTGAAAGAGGAAGTGATCAAGAAataa